The genome window CGATAGACGATGTGGTGTGATCGACGAAAACCGAACTGGCTGAGATGTTCGAACGTGTCCTGCGCATTTGGACCGCCCAGTTCCATGAACAACTGCTGTTCGACGAGGCCGTCCAGATAGGGACATGACATCGGGCCTGAGCGATGGAACACGATTGGGGCAAGCGGGCGTTGGTGGCTCATTTCAGGATTCCGTTCGGCCTGCTTTCAGTGCGAAACGCCACGGTCACGCAGCGTTTTCTTCTTCCGGGTGACCGAAATAGGCGACCGCCATGGCGTTCGCGACTTCGATCAGGTCCAACTGCACGGCATCCAGAAATTCATGCATGCCATAGGATATGATGGCATCGATATCCGTGTCCTCCAAGCGCCGATGGATGACGTCGACCGACGCGGCGACGCGATCCCCCCGCGTTAGTTGGAACGTATAGATCAACTGGGACAGCAAAGTTGAGATTTCGGCGATGCAATAGCGCACCGAACGGGGGAACCGATTGTTCAGAACCAGAAATTCGGCAACTTTGATGGGCTCGATCCCGCGCGGGTGCACTCGTCGATAGGCGTGATACCCCGCCGCCGAGCGCAACAGCGCATTCCACTGGCTGAGATCGAGGATCGATCCGACTTCGCTGATGTCCGGCAACAGGGTGTGGTATTTGACATCGACCAGGCGGGTCGTCTGATCTGCCCGTTCCAGATACTTGCCCAGTTGATAGAAATACCAGCCCTGATCGCGATAGAAGGTTCCTTCGGTAATGCCGGAATGGGCCTGACACGCGGTCCGGACCCGATCGCAGAAGCGGGCGGTGTTGGG of Alphaproteobacteria bacterium contains these proteins:
- a CDS encoding alpha-E domain-containing protein, coding for MTQHSLLARYAEDIFWMARYMERADNLARLLEVNEVFTRDRRGAHNWDAIIDLNSDRDRFRNLHGAASPTNVSYFYMLDRENPTSIVSSIRAARENARTLRPLISTEMWTHLNVFYNELSAISAGPNSVPNTARFCDRVRTACQAHSGITEGTFYRDQGWYFYQLGKYLERADQTTRLVDVKYHTLLPDISEVGSILDLSQWNALLRSAAGYHAYRRVHPRGIEPIKVAEFLVLNNRFPRSVRYCIAEISTLLSQLIYTFQLTRGDRVAASVDVIHRRLEDTDIDAIISYGMHEFLDAVQLDLIEVANAMAVAYFGHPEEENAA